A segment of the Methanothermococcus thermolithotrophicus DSM 2095 genome:
TAGGCTTATTTGCATCCCCCAATATCGGAATTAAATTTTTTCTGTCATTACATACCTCTAAAAACTCCCTCATAATTCTTGGGGCAAATTCTACAGAGTAAACCGGTGAAGTTTCGGTTATGTCTGCAACATGAGATGGGGTGGTACCTGCAGAAGCTCCGAGATAAAGGACCTTTGTATTTCTCTTTATTGGGACGTTTTTCAAACCATTTATAATGGCAGCTCCCATTTTACTCTTGTTTGGATTCCAGATTCTATATTCTGTTCCATCAACATTAATTAATTTTTCTCCATAAACCCTTTTGGACGGAACTAAGGATTTTGTGGCAATTCTTTTTAATCCATCCCCTAAATCGACTTCGTATATATTTTCAAATATCTCTTTTATCTTTATTTTTTCCATATTTCCACCAAATATATAAATAATAATTTATTAATATAAATAATACATTATAACAACGCTAACATTGAGGTATTATGAATATATCAGATTTATTGAATTTTATAGCCATTATGGCCATTTTTGTAGCAATTCCTGGCGCTGGAACTTTTTTGGTAACTTCAGTGGCCATTCAGTCGGGAAAAACAGGAGCATTTATAACAGCACTTGGAATTAGTTTAGGGGATATTATATATTTAC
Coding sequences within it:
- a CDS encoding fibrillarin-like rRNA/tRNA 2'-O-methyltransferase, whose amino-acid sequence is MEKIKIKEIFENIYEVDLGDGLKRIATKSLVPSKRVYGEKLINVDGTEYRIWNPNKSKMGAAIINGLKNVPIKRNTKVLYLGASAGTTPSHVADITETSPVYSVEFAPRIMREFLEVCNDRKNLIPILGDANKPNEYSNIVEEVDVLYEDVAQPNQAEILVKNAEWFLKENGYGMISIKARSIDVTKNPKEIFEEQKQILTDGGFKILETVNIEPFEKDHVMFVGVWKGK